In Planctomycetota bacterium, the genomic stretch GCCCAGATCATGTCGGTGTTGCGCGGTGAATCGATCGACCAGTCGGGCGCCACGCTGGGCCCTGGAGCGGGCTTCGGTTGGGGCGGGGGCGGGGGCGGTTTCGGCATGGGTGGTCGGATGGGCCGTCTCTACGGCGCGAATGATATGCCAGCCTCGTCGGTCGTGAACATGATCACCATCCCCGGCGAACAGCAAGTGATGCTCAAGGTTCGCATCGCCGAGCTGTCGCGGGCGGCGCTGCGTGAAATGGGCGCCAGTTTCAGCTACCACGTCAACGATGTCACCTTCAACGGGTTTCTGGGGATTGCCGGCGCTGGCAGCGTGGTGTTGAACAATGCCGACGTGCAACTGACCCTGTCGGCGCTGGCCAGCAACAATACGAACAAGGTTTTGGCCGAGCCCAACCTGGTCACGCTGAGCGGCTTCCCGGCCAGCTTCATCGCCGGTGGCAGCTTTGCCGTGCCGACCGCCCTCGTGGGCGCCGCCGGCGGTCTGGCCGCCACGACCAGCTTTCAAGGGTTCGGTACCCAAATCCAATTCACGCCAACGGTGCTCGATAAGGATCACATTCGCTTACAGGTCACGCCGACCTTCAGCGAAATCAACAGCGGCAACTCGGTGAACGGGATTCCGGGGTTGAATACGCGCAGCGTCTTTACCACGGTCGATCTCCGCGAAGGCCAATGGCTGGCCATTGCCGGCTTGCTGCAAGACCAGATGCAATCGTCCAAGGTCCGCATTCCCTGGATCGGTGACATTCCCATCCTGGGCGGCCTGTTCAGCCACGTGCGTGCGCAACGCGCCGAGACCGAGTTGGTAGTGCTGGTCAGCCCCGAGCTGATCCATCCGTTGGAACCGGACCAGATGCCGCTGATTCTGACCGGCATGGAAGTGACCGAGCCGGATGACGCCGCCTTGTACTTGCGTCAACGCTGGGAAGGAAACCCCGACGTCAATCACCGCAGCACGGTGTGGCCGATCTATCAGCAAGACAATTTCGACGCTCGGTTGCGGGCCTGCCGGGCCGCCAAATCGCAGTCGGGCTTTATGTCAACCGAACAATACTACATGAGCGGCCCGTTCGGCTTCTCGAACTGAGCCGCACCACGCAACGACCACACACGATCGCACGCGCCGCGAGGCTAGCCGGCGATTGATTCGGCCAAGGATGGCGAACGATGAAACTGGAAACCCGAGCCTGGATTTCGGCCAAGCTCTGCACCGCGGCGCTGGTGGCAGCCAGTTGCGGCTGCATTCATCGCGTGCCGGCGCGGGTAGGCTATTATCAACGGCCGTCAACGATTCCGCCTTTGGGAACCTTGACCGATCCGATCTGGCAGGCCCAGGAAGACAATGCCGAGCCGGCCAAGTTCATCGTCTTCCAACACGAGTGGCAATTGAACACCACCCGGCTGAACTGGGCGGGTGAAGATCACGTCAAGCAAATTGCCTCGCGGCTGGTCGCCGGCCAGAACTTCCCGGTGATGGTCGAGCGCAGCGAAACCAGCGCTCGCGAAGCGACGGAATACAAGTACCCAGTTCACGTCAACAGCGAGCTGGACATGAAGCGGCGCGAAGTGCTGGTTCACGCCTTGATGGCGTTGGGCGTGCCCGACGCCAATCAGCGGACCTTCGTCGCGCCGAACCTGGCCAAGGGCTTCAGCGAAATGGAAGGCGAACGAGCCTACTACCGCACGTTGTACGGCGGCATGGGTGGCGGCTTTGGCGGCTTTGGCGGCCAGGGCGCGTTCGGTGGTGGTGGCGCGATGGGTGGTGGGATGGGTGGTGGATTTGGCGGCGGTGGTGGTGGCATGTTCTAAAAAACTGCACGGCGAACGCGCCCTGGCCGGGGGGTACGGGGCGCGTTCGACTTTTCCACCGCAAACATCTAACACGGAGCAGGCACGAACGTGCAACGCAAACAACCCTCCCCTCCTGTCGAGTCGCTCGACTCGCTCCGCTCGGTCGCGCGACGCTCAATCTTGCTGGCGCTGGTGCTCTCATTCACCGGCTGCATGCAGCTTCCCAAGCTGCCGCCACTGCCCACGCCGGCCAATCGCCGCGCCCAGGAAAAACAGCGCATGGACATGGCGCGGCTGGCCGAAAACCATGCCAAGCTGGCCGAGGCGCGACAGGTCTACAACAAGATCCTCGAACGCAATCCCAAACAGCGCGAAGCCTGGCATCGGTTGGCGGTCGTCGCGTCGCGCGAGGCCAAGTGGGACGAGGCCGAGGATCACTATCGCCGCGTGCTCGAGCTCGGGGCGCCCAATGCGCAAATCCTCGGCGACATGGGTTATACGCTCTATCTACAACACCGCCTGCCCGAAGCGGAAAAGGTGCTGCGCGACGCGCTGGCCCAAGAGCCGCGGCATCGCTCGGCGTCGAACAATCTGGCGTTGGTGCTGGGTCAGCAAGGCCGCTTTGACGAATGCCTGGCCATGTTCCGCAACGTCAATGACGAAGCCGAGGCCGAATCGAATCTGGCCTATGTGCTGACGCAAATGGGTCAACCCAAGCTGGCCCAAGTTCATTTTAGTCGAGCGCTGTCGCTGAACCCTGAAATGAAGAAATCGGCGCAGGCGCTCCTGCAATTGGCTCGTGCCGAGGGTGGTGGCCAGCCGGTCGCGCCGGTG encodes the following:
- a CDS encoding pilus assembly protein N-terminal domain-containing protein; translation: MNCNQPTSLPPKRAARWLHCIGVLVGWACALSQASAQAPGYPPLPIPPQAGPQPSVQTIDPGVRNQAPQSGQVFFLPNAPTSNAPGATTEAKPVANTVPPVETASPALRAKVETLIDDIQDPDVRLDLLTRKSRLVRTKLPVMRVAIADPSIVETVQFGPTEFELIGRTPGETTMTLWFHGAPQNGYPPSLRYLIKVTRDEQNEDQARIEYGALQRRINELFPNSYIQLIPVLDKLIVRGQARDAAEAAQIMSVLRGESIDQSGATLGPGAGFGWGGGGGGFGMGGRMGRLYGANDMPASSVVNMITIPGEQQVMLKVRIAELSRAALREMGASFSYHVNDVTFNGFLGIAGAGSVVLNNADVQLTLSALASNNTNKVLAEPNLVTLSGFPASFIAGGSFAVPTALVGAAGGLAATTSFQGFGTQIQFTPTVLDKDHIRLQVTPTFSEINSGNSVNGIPGLNTRSVFTTVDLREGQWLAIAGLLQDQMQSSKVRIPWIGDIPILGGLFSHVRAQRAETELVVLVSPELIHPLEPDQMPLILTGMEVTEPDDAALYLRQRWEGNPDVNHRSTVWPIYQQDNFDARLRACRAAKSQSGFMSTEQYYMSGPFGFSN
- a CDS encoding tetratricopeptide repeat protein, giving the protein MQRKQPSPPVESLDSLRSVARRSILLALVLSFTGCMQLPKLPPLPTPANRRAQEKQRMDMARLAENHAKLAEARQVYNKILERNPKQREAWHRLAVVASREAKWDEAEDHYRRVLELGAPNAQILGDMGYTLYLQHRLPEAEKVLRDALAQEPRHRSASNNLALVLGQQGRFDECLAMFRNVNDEAEAESNLAYVLTQMGQPKLAQVHFSRALSLNPEMKKSAQALLQLARAEGGGQPVAPVVDQRLIAGNNTAGNYNNPVNNGQPGFVPTAAPASMPPNAAVFGAYQGTPMTSANVQPATMNMPNNVPAQTSPMYSPTNVLPAGYLPQAGVAPQQAVPIPATPNMPGAPPAQNAPAFYNTQRPAGTQAPYATTAYQGQQPAAIYPGAGSPPTNMQPNNMVQPFNVVPAGGGAAGATNGIPYGSQPGATTSQLPPGFPAPFVR